The following coding sequences are from one bacterium SCSIO 12741 window:
- a CDS encoding alanine dehydrogenase, with translation MDQLKIGIIREGKTPPDERVPLAPEQVAAMMKEYPQVEWVVESSPIRRFKDEEYANLGVSVVTDLSDCDVLMGVKEVPKDQLIPGKTYFFFSHTIKKQPYNRDLLRKIMADKIRLIDYECLTNDKGRRLIGFGRYAGIVGAYNGLLAYGKRHGLYDLKPAWKCEDRAEMEGELAKVKFDPANPPKMVLTGNGRVAHGAMEILSALSIKKVSADDFLTQSYDEAVYCQLRVTDYNKRKDGGEGSTAEFFEHPDLYTDDFMRFAQVSDLYFACHFWKDGSPYLFTREQAKSSDFKIEVVADISCDIDGPVASTLRPSTIADPLYGYLAESETETDWNNPAGITVMAVDNLPCELPKDASRDFGQEFIQNILPALLGDDPTSIIDRATITQDGELTSYYSYLADYVA, from the coding sequence ATGGATCAGCTTAAAATCGGCATTATCAGAGAAGGTAAAACTCCACCAGACGAGAGAGTCCCATTGGCACCTGAGCAGGTTGCTGCAATGATGAAGGAATATCCTCAAGTGGAATGGGTGGTTGAAAGTAGCCCGATCCGTCGATTTAAAGACGAAGAATATGCCAACCTGGGTGTATCTGTGGTGACTGATTTAAGCGATTGTGACGTTTTGATGGGTGTAAAAGAGGTTCCCAAGGATCAATTGATTCCGGGAAAAACCTATTTCTTCTTCTCCCACACGATTAAAAAGCAGCCTTACAACCGGGATTTGCTTCGGAAAATCATGGCCGATAAAATTCGCCTGATCGATTACGAATGCCTGACCAATGATAAAGGACGCCGCCTAATCGGATTTGGCCGATATGCTGGAATCGTGGGAGCTTACAACGGTCTTTTGGCCTATGGAAAACGTCATGGTTTATACGACCTAAAGCCGGCCTGGAAATGTGAAGACCGCGCTGAAATGGAAGGTGAATTGGCCAAGGTGAAATTCGATCCGGCAAATCCACCCAAAATGGTATTGACTGGAAATGGTCGTGTTGCTCATGGAGCGATGGAAATTCTATCTGCCTTGTCGATTAAAAAAGTGAGCGCCGATGATTTTCTTACTCAGTCCTATGATGAAGCCGTTTACTGCCAGCTTCGGGTAACCGATTACAACAAAAGAAAAGACGGTGGCGAAGGATCTACCGCGGAGTTTTTCGAGCACCCAGATTTGTATACAGACGATTTTATGCGTTTTGCTCAGGTGTCTGATCTTTATTTTGCCTGTCACTTCTGGAAAGACGGTTCTCCATACTTGTTCACCCGTGAGCAAGCCAAGAGTTCCGATTTCAAAATCGAAGTAGTGGCCGATATTTCCTGCGACATTGATGGACCGGTAGCCTCTACCCTACGTCCATCTACCATCGCCGATCCATTGTACGGATACCTGGCCGAAAGCGAAACCGAAACCGACTGGAACAACCCAGCAGGAATCACCGTGATGGCCGTAGACAATCTACCTTGCGAGCTGCCTAAGGACGCCTCCCGGGACTTTGGTCAAGAGTTCATTCAGAACATTTTGCCAGCCCTGTTAGGAGATGATCCTACCTCGATCATAGATCGCGCCACCATTACCCAGGACGGAGAGCTCACCAGCTACTACTCCTACCTGGCCGATTATGTGGCCTGA
- a CDS encoding HNH endonuclease: protein MSTSFRDEEWKELSMPGFQPKKKYEISNHGRIRSYAQNPEGSLLKAHLVDGYPAITFRMANRKASLKYIHKLVALHFLAPPEEGESSVIHRDFVKTNNHVTNLAWANQDSLNEHLSKNPNRRIVYGQRNYTKLTETEVIRLKKRIFDPKRRTRLKMLAREFGISEMQLYRIKRGENWADVGINPLKLKPQNSQ, encoded by the coding sequence ATGAGCACCAGCTTTCGGGACGAGGAATGGAAAGAACTGTCCATGCCCGGCTTCCAACCCAAAAAGAAATACGAAATATCGAACCACGGTAGAATTAGAAGTTATGCCCAAAATCCAGAGGGAAGTCTTCTAAAAGCCCATCTTGTAGATGGCTACCCCGCCATTACTTTTCGCATGGCCAATAGAAAGGCCTCGTTAAAGTACATCCACAAACTGGTGGCGCTTCATTTTTTAGCTCCTCCAGAAGAAGGTGAGTCAAGTGTGATTCACCGCGATTTTGTTAAAACCAATAATCACGTGACCAATTTGGCCTGGGCCAATCAGGATTCATTGAATGAGCACCTCTCCAAAAACCCGAACCGAAGAATCGTGTACGGACAAAGAAATTACACCAAGCTCACCGAAACTGAGGTAATCCGGCTTAAGAAGAGAATTTTTGACCCCAAAAGAAGAACCCGGCTCAAAATGCTGGCTCGGGAATTCGGCATCAGCGAAATGCAACTCTACCGAATCAAACGTGGAGAAAACTGGGCTGATGTAGGAATTAACCCGCTGAAGCTGAAACCTCAAAATAGCCAATAG
- a CDS encoding ATP-binding protein yields the protein MMAPLRLLISGPESTGKSTLAQELSDHFQAPVVWEQARPYLEKYGPDYDFEDLKRIGDLQFAAENEAFSKAEKMLLCDTGPFVLWVWAHYTLRQEYPFASAWMDQKTYDGVILCYPDLPWQHDDMREHPNLEDRDRLYKLYETNILKRYPEALILKGQGKSRTECAIRYINDLSSKKRD from the coding sequence ATGATGGCACCTCTACGGTTATTAATCTCCGGACCTGAAAGCACGGGAAAATCAACCCTGGCACAGGAACTTAGCGATCATTTCCAGGCTCCTGTAGTTTGGGAACAAGCGCGACCCTACCTGGAGAAATATGGTCCTGACTACGATTTTGAAGACCTAAAACGCATTGGTGACCTACAATTTGCAGCAGAGAATGAAGCTTTTTCGAAAGCAGAAAAAATGCTCCTCTGCGATACGGGTCCCTTTGTGTTGTGGGTGTGGGCTCACTATACCCTAAGGCAAGAGTATCCCTTTGCCTCGGCGTGGATGGATCAAAAGACCTACGACGGAGTCATCTTATGCTATCCTGATCTTCCCTGGCAGCATGATGATATGCGGGAACATCCCAATTTGGAAGACCGCGACCGACTTTACAAACTTTACGAAACCAACATCTTAAAGCGCTACCCTGAAGCACTCATCTTAAAAGGACAAGGAAAAAGTAGAACCGAGTGTGCAATCCGTTATATAAACGATTTGTCATCTAAAAAAAGGGACTAA
- a CDS encoding TonB-dependent receptor: MKKLGFLVLFALWGTILQAQTSVKGTVTGENGNAIVGASVALLETYQGAFSGDDGKFEILQVKPGNYSIQVSYLGYEKQIDSITVGSDPLDLNFSLTPNALVTDEIVVSATRAGSGDPIASTDLDKKELERNNVGQDMPYVLRLTPSVVTTSDAGAGIGYTSIRIRGSDATRINVTMNGIPINDAESQGVWWVNMPDLVSSVDGIQVQRGVGSSTNGAGAFGGSIKMQTNQLKDKPYGEVALGGGSFNTQRASVGFGTGLIGKHFTVDGRLSTITSDGYMDRASSDLKSYYLSAAYVGKNTSLRLITFAGKEKTYQAWNGIPGRYLDSARTFNPYDYDNEVDNYGQTHYQALFTQKISDAWSANINLHYTDGGGYFEQYKGDQYNDLLNKGGKEDLADYGMAPVIIGGDTITQTNLIRRRWLDNDFYGTVFSLNYDKGGKLKATLGGGWNQYVGKHYGEVIWSEYSSNSQIRHRYYDNDATKNDFNVYAKANYLVAKFITISADLQYRNVFYEFTGVDDQGNPLRQTDQLNFFNPKAGLMVRLNSVNELYASASMANREPNRDDYTENTASNRPKPEQMIDYELGYNLKMKKLRANLNFYYMDYTDQLVVTGELNDVGSAKKINVPKSYRTGLEMIIGVAPLNWLELNANATISTNKIESFTSYHDDWSTGEQVAVTRNNTDIAFSPNVISGGELLFKLLDDQGVKYRYDLNASLLGKYVGPQYIDNTQNDNRKLDGYFVSDLRLEFRVRKWLFKEVVASFQVNNLLSEEYVSNAWSYSFRSPGFDPSSGDPYVNHEGGDRYNMIGYMPNATRNFLFGLTFKL, translated from the coding sequence ATGAAGAAACTCGGCTTTTTAGTACTGTTTGCACTTTGGGGGACAATCCTGCAAGCGCAAACATCAGTGAAAGGAACCGTTACCGGAGAAAACGGTAATGCTATTGTTGGAGCCTCCGTGGCTCTGCTCGAAACCTATCAGGGTGCCTTTTCAGGTGACGATGGGAAGTTTGAAATCTTACAGGTTAAGCCAGGTAACTACAGCATTCAGGTAAGCTATCTGGGTTATGAAAAACAAATCGACTCCATTACAGTCGGTAGCGATCCCCTGGACCTAAACTTCAGTCTAACTCCAAATGCTTTGGTAACGGATGAAATCGTGGTAAGTGCTACCCGAGCTGGAAGTGGTGATCCAATTGCTTCCACCGATCTCGACAAGAAAGAATTGGAACGCAACAACGTTGGACAGGATATGCCTTATGTCCTTCGCTTAACTCCCAGTGTGGTTACCACATCGGATGCGGGTGCAGGAATTGGTTATACCAGTATTCGAATTCGAGGTTCCGACGCAACTCGGATTAACGTAACCATGAATGGTATTCCGATTAATGATGCAGAAAGCCAAGGAGTTTGGTGGGTCAACATGCCTGATTTGGTATCCTCGGTAGACGGAATTCAAGTTCAGCGTGGTGTAGGATCCTCTACCAACGGTGCAGGTGCCTTTGGTGGATCTATTAAAATGCAAACGAACCAGTTGAAGGACAAACCCTATGGAGAAGTTGCTTTGGGCGGTGGATCTTTCAATACCCAAAGAGCCAGCGTAGGTTTTGGAACCGGACTGATCGGTAAGCACTTTACAGTAGATGGACGTCTTTCTACGATTACCTCAGATGGCTACATGGATCGGGCAAGCTCTGATCTAAAATCCTACTATTTGTCTGCAGCTTACGTTGGAAAGAACACCAGCTTAAGGTTGATCACATTTGCCGGAAAGGAAAAAACTTACCAAGCCTGGAACGGAATACCAGGACGATACCTGGACAGTGCCCGCACCTTCAACCCCTATGACTACGACAATGAGGTGGACAACTACGGTCAAACACATTACCAGGCTTTGTTTACCCAAAAAATCAGTGATGCCTGGAGCGCCAATATCAATTTGCACTATACCGATGGTGGCGGCTATTTTGAGCAGTACAAAGGCGATCAATACAATGATTTGCTGAACAAAGGCGGAAAAGAAGACCTTGCTGATTATGGAATGGCTCCAGTAATTATTGGTGGCGATACCATCACCCAGACAAATCTGATTCGTCGTCGTTGGTTAGACAACGATTTCTACGGAACCGTTTTCTCCCTGAACTACGATAAGGGTGGAAAATTGAAAGCCACCTTGGGTGGAGGCTGGAACCAGTATGTGGGTAAGCACTATGGTGAAGTAATTTGGTCGGAGTATAGCAGCAACAGCCAGATTCGTCACCGCTACTATGACAATGACGCTACCAAGAATGACTTTAATGTCTACGCTAAAGCCAATTACCTGGTAGCCAAATTCATCACCATTTCGGCTGACCTTCAGTACCGCAATGTATTTTATGAGTTTACCGGAGTGGATGATCAAGGAAATCCATTGCGTCAAACCGATCAGCTAAACTTCTTTAATCCGAAGGCTGGTTTGATGGTTCGTTTGAATTCTGTGAATGAGCTTTATGCCTCTGCGTCTATGGCCAACAGGGAGCCCAATCGCGATGATTACACCGAAAACACGGCAAGCAATCGTCCAAAGCCAGAGCAAATGATCGATTACGAGTTGGGCTACAACTTGAAGATGAAAAAGCTGAGAGCAAACTTGAACTTCTACTACATGGACTACACGGATCAATTGGTAGTAACAGGTGAGTTAAACGATGTGGGATCAGCTAAAAAAATCAATGTGCCGAAGAGTTACCGTACCGGATTGGAAATGATCATTGGTGTAGCTCCGTTGAATTGGTTGGAATTGAATGCGAATGCAACGATCAGTACCAACAAAATTGAGTCCTTTACTTCCTATCACGATGATTGGAGTACTGGAGAACAAGTGGCCGTTACACGCAACAATACAGACATCGCTTTTTCTCCAAACGTTATCTCAGGTGGTGAATTGCTTTTTAAGCTGCTTGATGACCAGGGAGTTAAGTACCGTTACGATCTGAACGCTTCCCTTCTTGGAAAGTATGTTGGGCCTCAGTACATCGACAATACGCAGAACGATAACCGCAAGCTCGATGGCTACTTCGTAAGCGATTTGCGCCTGGAATTCCGGGTTAGAAAATGGTTATTTAAAGAAGTAGTTGCTTCTTTTCAAGTTAACAATTTGCTGAGCGAAGAATACGTATCCAATGCCTGGAGTTACTCTTTCCGCTCACCTGGATTTGATCCTTCTTCCGGAGATCCTTACGTAAACCACGAAGGTGGAGACCGTTACAATATGATTGGCTACATGCCCAATGCAACCCGGAACTTCCTGTTCGGGTTAACCTTTAAGTTGTAG
- a CDS encoding IPT/TIG domain-containing protein, with amino-acid sequence MKFLKYLSLAIVLFSTSLLNAQIDVGISTISSPATGSTVSPVVTQVGFDIRNYGTMTLPMNHSDTVFIECLINNNLVETYIRPLATAALAPGASESWNINFDFGNYNLTPGSTFTYCLRTRLKSDPTSSNDTRCVSYTLASQGFDLGVGPGSVEITNPTGYNPNSTIPIGTPLNELAFDVVNYGSSSVPAGTTITIDLKIGNGTTIPLSGSLGQTLAAGGTTNFTIDCSPAGIDESLPTVTGGFQICVETTMSNDPNTNNDGSCSSWAMVTGGGSQPTIDYLSTNAGPVGSKVTVFGKNFSTSNIAVYFSPGVPGNVTRSTSTEVDVTVPVGANSGVIALVSNGTPVNGPYFTVTTTPIHTITSISPNAGQVGSQVTINGSGFSTNPSDHTVRFGSAAAVATVNSSTANQLIVTVPNNAVTGNVEVRLNGFFAVSPDTFTVTTGPVPSITDFNPKTGAPGMEVTITGTNFDPIAANNTVTFNGANATVKSGNASQLIVEVPAGATTGKISLTTGGITVQSATDFNVVTTPIITDFNPKQGPVQTTVTIEGFNFSPVAANNTVYFGTAQAGTPVASADGKKLIVEVPFNAKAGAQSVSVEVNGFTEISNMTFSVSALSVEEIKGVKINKVYYANNEVVLDLQNAQSLSDLSLSVFNLEGKLIATRQINAGTQVNQRLALELSNGTYVVSVAEKGQALVAKKIVVAQ; translated from the coding sequence ATGAAATTTTTAAAATACCTATCATTAGCCATTGTGCTGTTTTCAACTTCCCTGTTGAACGCTCAAATTGACGTAGGAATCAGTACCATATCCTCTCCGGCCACTGGATCTACGGTTAGCCCTGTTGTAACCCAAGTTGGGTTCGACATAAGAAATTACGGGACGATGACACTCCCGATGAATCATTCGGACACCGTTTTTATCGAATGCTTGATCAATAACAATCTGGTTGAAACCTATATTCGACCTCTCGCCACGGCTGCCCTTGCCCCTGGAGCAAGTGAGTCCTGGAACATCAACTTCGATTTTGGTAATTATAACCTGACTCCAGGTTCTACTTTTACCTATTGCTTAAGAACCCGTTTGAAAAGCGACCCCACTTCGTCCAACGATACGCGCTGTGTAAGCTACACCTTAGCTTCTCAAGGCTTCGATTTGGGTGTTGGCCCAGGTTCGGTTGAAATTACCAACCCAACGGGTTATAATCCTAATTCTACGATTCCAATTGGAACTCCATTGAACGAATTGGCCTTTGATGTGGTAAACTACGGTTCCTCATCGGTACCAGCAGGTACAACAATCACCATTGATTTGAAAATTGGAAACGGAACTACCATCCCATTAAGCGGTTCCTTAGGCCAGACCTTGGCTGCAGGTGGTACAACCAACTTTACCATTGATTGTTCTCCTGCCGGGATTGATGAAAGTCTACCTACGGTAACAGGAGGTTTTCAGATTTGTGTAGAAACTACCATGTCAAACGATCCGAACACAAACAATGATGGATCATGCTCCAGTTGGGCGATGGTTACCGGTGGCGGTAGCCAACCAACTATTGATTACCTCTCTACCAATGCAGGTCCTGTAGGTTCCAAAGTGACCGTTTTCGGTAAAAACTTCTCTACTTCAAACATTGCGGTGTACTTCTCACCCGGTGTTCCTGGAAACGTAACGCGAAGTACGTCTACAGAAGTGGATGTTACTGTCCCTGTAGGAGCCAATTCCGGTGTTATTGCTTTGGTATCTAATGGTACGCCAGTAAACGGACCTTATTTTACCGTGACTACTACACCTATCCATACCATTACCTCCATTTCTCCAAATGCAGGTCAAGTAGGTTCTCAAGTTACCATCAACGGTTCTGGATTTAGTACAAACCCTTCAGATCACACCGTTAGATTTGGTTCAGCTGCTGCAGTAGCTACCGTGAATTCGTCAACGGCAAATCAATTGATCGTAACCGTTCCAAACAACGCTGTTACAGGAAATGTAGAGGTTCGGTTAAATGGATTTTTTGCCGTATCTCCTGACACCTTTACTGTGACCACTGGCCCTGTTCCAAGCATCACGGATTTCAATCCTAAAACAGGTGCGCCCGGAATGGAAGTGACCATTACAGGTACCAATTTTGATCCGATTGCGGCTAACAATACGGTTACCTTCAACGGAGCCAACGCTACCGTAAAATCTGGAAATGCTTCTCAATTGATTGTTGAAGTTCCAGCCGGTGCTACCACAGGAAAGATCTCATTGACCACTGGAGGAATTACGGTTCAGTCTGCAACTGACTTCAACGTGGTGACTACTCCTATTATCACTGACTTCAATCCTAAGCAAGGTCCGGTTCAAACTACGGTAACTATTGAAGGATTCAATTTCTCTCCAGTTGCTGCTAACAACACCGTATACTTTGGTACGGCTCAGGCAGGTACTCCAGTAGCTTCGGCTGATGGTAAAAAACTGATTGTAGAAGTGCCTTTCAATGCTAAGGCCGGTGCTCAGTCTGTATCTGTTGAGGTAAATGGATTTACAGAGATTTCTAACATGACTTTCTCGGTTTCTGCCTTGAGCGTTGAAGAAATCAAAGGAGTTAAAATCAACAAGGTATACTACGCTAATAACGAAGTGGTATTGGATCTTCAAAATGCCCAATCGTTAAGCGATTTGAGTTTGAGTGTGTTTAACCTGGAAGGTAAATTGATCGCTACCCGTCAGATTAATGCCGGTACTCAGGTAAATCAGCGTCTTGCTCTTGAGTTAAGCAATGGAACTTATGTAGTGTCTGTTGCCGAAAAAGGACAAGCCCTCGTTGCTAAGAAAATCGTAGTAGCGCAATAA
- a CDS encoding PAS domain-containing protein — MALSQLLLTESGDVFALLDKEFKWVEVSVSLERLWGHKPSSILGNSFLSLVHDADLKRVQESFLECQNQEGILELRIGTTSGEISWNRLSWKKLSGPRYLCTFKPIAPLTERELRIKLNEAALTDSEKIAKMGSWWVNVQTRENRWSNGNFALWGLPVSDKPPSVDWVFEQMDPKDSKRIRDAMEEVQRTGEQVELMFRIPHSKEGPRYIISRVRPWYIQGKLMEVKGVNFDVTDLVKANLELEKRNATLNRKNEQMRNYAFLNSHHVRGPLSSILGLIDLIRMEPQASMQYLQLIEQCAHELDEVINKINRELGEEDGARIISEKD, encoded by the coding sequence ATGGCCCTTTCTCAACTTCTCTTAACTGAATCCGGTGATGTATTTGCTTTGTTGGATAAGGAGTTTAAGTGGGTTGAAGTTTCCGTGTCTCTGGAGCGGTTATGGGGCCACAAGCCGTCGTCCATCCTGGGTAATTCATTTCTTTCCTTGGTTCATGATGCAGATTTGAAAAGGGTTCAAGAATCTTTTTTGGAGTGCCAAAACCAGGAAGGAATTCTGGAGTTGAGAATAGGTACTACTTCAGGTGAAATTAGTTGGAACCGGCTTTCCTGGAAGAAGTTATCTGGCCCCCGATACCTCTGTACTTTCAAACCGATTGCTCCTTTAACCGAACGCGAACTTCGCATAAAACTCAACGAAGCAGCCCTTACCGATTCAGAGAAAATTGCCAAAATGGGTAGCTGGTGGGTAAATGTACAAACCCGTGAAAACCGATGGAGCAATGGCAATTTTGCCTTGTGGGGATTACCCGTTTCCGATAAGCCTCCCTCCGTGGATTGGGTCTTCGAGCAAATGGACCCGAAGGATTCGAAACGGATTCGTGATGCCATGGAGGAGGTACAACGAACGGGAGAGCAGGTGGAGTTGATGTTCCGAATTCCTCATTCTAAAGAAGGGCCGAGGTACATTATTTCCCGGGTACGGCCCTGGTATATTCAAGGCAAATTGATGGAAGTAAAGGGCGTTAATTTTGATGTAACCGATTTGGTAAAAGCCAACTTAGAATTGGAGAAAAGAAACGCCACCCTCAATCGCAAAAACGAGCAAATGCGGAATTATGCCTTCCTGAATTCTCATCATGTTAGAGGTCCCTTGAGCAGTATTTTAGGACTCATTGATTTGATCCGAATGGAACCACAAGCCTCCATGCAATACCTTCAATTGATCGAGCAATGTGCCCATGAATTGGACGAGGTGATCAACAAGATAAATCGTGAACTCGGAGAGGAAGATGGGGCAAGGATAATATCCGAAAAGGACTAA